The genomic segment ATGTCTATATCAACGTGACGCAACGAACGCCGGTTATTCGCGTCAAGAGCAATAGTGGTGATGACTATTATTTGGACGATATGGGGCGTGAGATGCCGAACTCGAAATACACTTCGGACCTGATTATCGCAACAGGTTCCATCAGTAAGAACTATGCGAGAAACTACATCTCGCTGATAGCGATGTATCTGTCCGCAGATGAGTTGTGGAAGAATCAGGTGGAACAGATTCATGTACTTTCCGACCGGAGCATAGAATTAGTGCCACGTGTGGGGAACCATATTCTCTGTATCGGCAGATTGCCTGAATATATCGAGCCGTCGAAGCGGGAAAAAGGTGTGAACGAGTTTATGAAGAAGAAACTCTCGCGCATCGAATTGTTCTATCAGTATGGGCTTTCACAAGCAGGGTGGAACAAATATTCCTATATCAATTTTGAATTTGACAATCAGATTATTTGTAAACGAAATAAATGAACATAAAAATAGAATATAGCGTATGCCAGCAAAGGAATTTATCGTAGCCATTGAGTTAGGCTCATCCAAAATTACAGGTGTCGCCGGAAGAAAAAACCTGGACGGAAGTATATCGGTGCTCGCAGTTGCCAAGGAAGACTCCACCGCATGTATTCGGAAAGGTGTGATTTATAACATCGACAAGACCGGCGCATGTCTGACGAACATTGTCAACAAACTGAAAGCAGCTCTGAAGATGGAGATTGCGCATGTTTATGTGGGTGTCGGCGGACAGTCGATTAGAAGTGTCAAGAACGTCATCCTGAAGGACTTGCCGGAAGAAACCACCATTACACAGAAGATGGTGAATGAGCTGATGGATACCAACCGCAACATGAAATATCCTGAGCAGGAAATTCTCGATGCGGCAACTCAGGAATATAAGGTCGGAACGGTGTTTCAACTCGACCCCGTGGGTATTCAGAGTACCCATTTGGAAGGAAACTTCCTTAACATCCTGTGGCGTCAGGCGTTCTACCGCAAACTGAATCAGTGCTTTGACAATGCTGGAATAGCCATTGGCGAACTGTATTTGGCACCTTTGGCACTCGCAGACAGCATCTTGACCGAAGCTGAGAAGCGCGGTGGCTGTGTGTTGGTGGACCTTGGAGCAGACACCACGACCGTGTCAGTTTACTATAAGAATATTCTCCGGCACCTTGCCGTCATCCCGATTGGTGGCAATAATATCACGAAAGACATTGCTTCCCTGCAGATTGAAGAGGCAGATGCTGAGCGGATGAAGCTGAAGTACGCCTCTGCATACACAGACAACGCTGAAATCGACGATACGCTGAGCTATCCGATAGATATAAGCCGCTCTATTGAGAGCCGTCGGTTCATAGAGATTGTTGAGGCACGAAT from the Prevotella sp. Rep29 genome contains:
- a CDS encoding cell division protein FtsQ/DivIB, translated to MPFWRKTTIVVLDVVLAIYLVFAIVSFNKPDEEGKTCAKVNINVADEMTNGFLSAGEIKNILVRNKIYPWQKPVSQISMRKIEEELKESPFVNTAECYKTQNGDVYINVTQRTPVIRVKSNSGDDYYLDDMGREMPNSKYTSDLIIATGSISKNYARNYISLIAMYLSADELWKNQVEQIHVLSDRSIELVPRVGNHILCIGRLPEYIEPSKREKGVNEFMKKKLSRIELFYQYGLSQAGWNKYSYINFEFDNQIICKRNK
- the ftsA gene encoding cell division protein FtsA produces the protein MPAKEFIVAIELGSSKITGVAGRKNLDGSISVLAVAKEDSTACIRKGVIYNIDKTGACLTNIVNKLKAALKMEIAHVYVGVGGQSIRSVKNVILKDLPEETTITQKMVNELMDTNRNMKYPEQEILDAATQEYKVGTVFQLDPVGIQSTHLEGNFLNILWRQAFYRKLNQCFDNAGIAIGELYLAPLALADSILTEAEKRGGCVLVDLGADTTTVSVYYKNILRHLAVIPIGGNNITKDIASLQIEEADAERMKLKYASAYTDNAEIDDTLSYPIDISRSIESRRFIEIVEARMQEIIENAWYQVPSEYYDKLLGGIILTGGGSNMVNIEKAFRNHTHVDKIRTAKFVTQTINASSPDMLPHDGTMNTLLGLLAKGDLNCAGEELDPNGNLFGGSKPTTGGNTAERHPRSASELEPGVIQTAAEKEEAQRIAEEEAQRKAEQEARLQEEEEQRKREEEEERRKNNLWNRMVRGVKDFINKMTAEESD